The Sinomonas sp. P10A9 genome includes a window with the following:
- a CDS encoding acyltransferase family protein, whose protein sequence is MVPGLFGSRTLGVALGSRANALNGLRLVFAAAVIVSHAWWLGGYGPEPAWYGIKLGTAAVMGFFAISGYLITVSAERSTMLAFVAARWTRIYPGLAVAALAVAFIAAPIGALLTQGRYEVRGALAFVAAALTLVIGTTRTPPIGTSLAGNHDPSDWDGPLWTLTWEVLCYVLVAVAVYAVRRASPGTTPSGSAHHGWAQRGSAPHSIVILFLFALFSGAVAGKILGSGYGSDRTEFVLPFVAVFLAGALLATLRNQLRVGVVPAAAASLAVWGALATGYGTALAPLPFAYLVLCAGSVRSRVGNRWDISYGIYIYGWPVQQLLAAARVPAHVSPLAFAAIALAVVWPLGLLSCLAVERPAQRLRARILGSQRPGHDPSEFVSE, encoded by the coding sequence ATGGTGCCCGGGCTGTTCGGGTCACGGACCCTCGGGGTGGCCCTGGGCTCCCGGGCCAACGCCCTCAACGGGCTCCGCCTCGTCTTCGCCGCGGCCGTCATCGTCTCCCACGCATGGTGGCTCGGCGGCTACGGACCGGAGCCCGCGTGGTACGGGATCAAGCTCGGCACGGCGGCCGTGATGGGGTTCTTCGCGATCTCGGGGTACCTCATCACGGTCAGCGCCGAGCGTTCCACCATGCTGGCATTCGTCGCGGCGCGGTGGACCCGCATCTATCCCGGCCTCGCGGTCGCGGCTCTGGCGGTCGCCTTCATCGCGGCCCCGATCGGTGCACTTCTCACCCAGGGACGCTACGAGGTGCGCGGCGCACTGGCCTTCGTGGCCGCGGCCCTCACGCTCGTCATCGGGACAACGAGGACACCGCCGATCGGGACCTCCCTCGCAGGCAACCATGATCCCTCGGACTGGGACGGACCCCTGTGGACGCTGACGTGGGAGGTGCTGTGCTACGTCCTCGTTGCGGTTGCGGTCTACGCCGTCAGGAGGGCCTCGCCCGGCACGACGCCATCGGGCAGCGCACACCACGGGTGGGCACAACGCGGCAGCGCGCCACACAGCATCGTGATCCTGTTCCTGTTCGCGCTGTTCTCCGGGGCCGTCGCCGGGAAGATCCTCGGCAGCGGGTACGGCTCGGACCGCACCGAGTTCGTCCTCCCCTTCGTCGCGGTCTTCCTGGCCGGCGCGCTCCTGGCAACCCTGCGGAACCAGCTGCGGGTGGGTGTCGTACCAGCCGCTGCCGCGAGCCTGGCGGTCTGGGGCGCACTGGCCACCGGCTACGGGACCGCCCTGGCCCCGCTGCCCTTCGCCTACCTCGTGCTGTGCGCGGGATCTGTCCGGTCGCGGGTGGGGAATCGCTGGGACATCTCATACGGCATCTACATCTACGGGTGGCCCGTCCAGCAACTCCTCGCGGCAGCACGGGTCCCCGCGCATGTATCGCCTCTCGCGTTCGCCGCCATCGCACTCGCCGTCGTGTGGCCGCTCGGCCTGCTCAGCTGCCTCGCGGTGGAGCGGCCAGCGCAGCGGCTGCGCGCGCGCATCCTCGGCTCGCAGCGCCCGGGCCACGACCCATCAGAGTTTGTTTCTGAATAG
- a CDS encoding beta-galactosidase codes for MDMNNLTRRLGDGTPRIAYGADYNPEQWPREVWDRDVELMREAGVNLVSLGIFSWALLEPEEGRYEFGWLDDAMDLLHAHGIAVDLANASASPPPWFTVKYPDSAPVDARGVRQTHGSRQAFAACSPDYRRAAAALTTAIAERYASHPALAMWHVHNEYGCHNQPDYGPHAERGFRAWLERKYSTIEALNHAWGTAFWSQHYYAWTEIMPPRHSGTWVNPTHQLDFARFSSDSLLECFEAEAEILRAHSDKPVTTNFMGTNMGLAAPIDYWRWAPSMDVVSNDHYLIAEDLRNHQELALTADLTRGWAQGAPWLLMEHSTSAVNWQPRNIAKAPGQMLRNSMQHLARGADGIMFFQWRASRAGAEKYHSGMVPHAGTETKVWREVVELGRALRAVSEVAGSRVAAEAALVFDTDAPWGAELDSHPSVEAQPVRELREWHDALYRSGITTDVRQSTDDLSGYRLVVAPMLYLVTAAGTASLRRYVEGGGTLVVTYFSGIVDENDHIIMDPLTGGGYPGAFREMLGVEMEEFFPLRADETVSLGTGLGRRWSELGRATTAETLARFEEGPTAGSPAVTRNAVGSGHAFYVATTPDDDALAAFLPQVLDAAGIAPDPQLLESPDLELVVRRSADCEWLFAINHGPGEARVSASGTELLSGTPTKGELNIPGGGVAVVRLDPTTP; via the coding sequence ATGGATATGAACAACCTCACCCGGCGCCTCGGCGACGGGACTCCGCGCATCGCCTACGGCGCGGACTACAACCCCGAGCAGTGGCCGAGGGAGGTGTGGGACCGAGACGTCGAGCTCATGCGCGAGGCCGGCGTCAACCTAGTGAGCCTGGGCATCTTCTCGTGGGCCCTCCTCGAACCCGAGGAGGGCCGCTACGAGTTCGGGTGGCTCGACGACGCGATGGACCTCCTGCATGCCCACGGCATCGCCGTGGACCTCGCGAACGCGAGCGCCTCGCCTCCACCGTGGTTCACGGTGAAGTACCCTGACTCGGCACCCGTGGACGCGCGCGGAGTCCGCCAGACCCACGGTTCCCGGCAGGCCTTCGCGGCCTGCTCCCCGGACTACCGCCGCGCCGCCGCGGCGCTCACCACCGCGATCGCGGAACGCTATGCGTCCCACCCTGCCCTGGCCATGTGGCACGTGCACAACGAGTACGGCTGCCACAACCAGCCGGACTACGGACCGCACGCCGAGCGCGGCTTCCGCGCGTGGCTCGAGCGCAAGTACAGCACCATCGAGGCCCTCAACCACGCGTGGGGCACGGCTTTCTGGTCGCAGCACTACTACGCGTGGACCGAGATCATGCCGCCGCGCCACTCGGGCACGTGGGTCAACCCGACGCACCAGCTCGACTTCGCACGCTTCTCCTCGGACTCGCTCCTCGAGTGCTTCGAGGCCGAGGCCGAGATCCTCCGCGCGCACTCGGACAAGCCCGTCACGACCAACTTCATGGGCACGAACATGGGCCTCGCGGCGCCGATCGACTACTGGCGCTGGGCCCCAAGCATGGACGTGGTCTCCAATGACCACTACCTCATCGCAGAGGACCTGAGGAACCATCAGGAGCTCGCGCTCACGGCCGACCTCACGCGCGGCTGGGCCCAGGGCGCGCCGTGGCTGCTCATGGAACACTCGACCTCGGCGGTGAACTGGCAGCCGCGCAACATCGCGAAGGCGCCGGGCCAGATGCTCCGCAACTCAATGCAGCACCTCGCCCGCGGTGCCGACGGGATCATGTTCTTCCAGTGGCGCGCCTCGCGCGCCGGCGCAGAGAAATACCACTCCGGCATGGTGCCCCACGCCGGGACGGAGACGAAGGTGTGGCGGGAGGTCGTCGAGCTCGGCCGCGCGCTCCGGGCGGTGTCCGAGGTTGCGGGATCGCGCGTGGCCGCCGAGGCCGCGCTCGTGTTCGACACCGACGCGCCCTGGGGCGCTGAGCTCGACTCGCACCCGAGCGTCGAGGCTCAACCCGTCCGGGAGCTGCGCGAATGGCACGATGCCCTCTACCGCTCGGGAATCACCACCGACGTGCGGCAGAGCACCGACGACCTCTCGGGCTACCGGCTGGTCGTTGCCCCGATGCTGTACCTCGTCACCGCGGCCGGCACAGCCAGTCTCCGGCGGTACGTCGAGGGCGGCGGCACGCTCGTGGTGACCTACTTCTCGGGCATCGTCGACGAGAACGACCACATCATCATGGATCCCCTCACCGGCGGCGGATACCCGGGCGCCTTCCGCGAGATGCTCGGCGTTGAGATGGAGGAGTTCTTCCCCCTGCGGGCGGACGAGACCGTCTCGCTGGGCACCGGACTGGGTAGGCGGTGGAGCGAGCTCGGACGCGCGACGACGGCCGAGACACTGGCACGCTTCGAGGAGGGTCCGACGGCGGGCTCCCCCGCCGTGACGCGGAACGCCGTCGGCTCAGGCCACGCGTTCTACGTCGCCACGACGCCGGACGACGACGCTCTGGCCGCGTTCCTGCCCCAGGTCCTGGACGCCGCGGGAATCGCCCCTGACCCTCAGCTCCTCGAGTCCCCGGACCTCGAGCTCGTGGTCCGGCGCTCGGCGGACTGCGAATGGCTCTTCGCCATCAACCACGGCCCGGGCGAGGCGCGGGTATCGGCCAGCGGAACCGAGCTCCTCTCGGGCACCCCGACGAAAGGCGAGCTGAACATCCCCGGGGGCGGAGTCGCCGTCGTGCGCCTCGACCCCACCACGCCCTGA
- a CDS encoding ABC transporter substrate-binding protein, with amino-acid sequence MNTQRSGSSAQITLPPSLMNRRALLKTLGVGAVGLAGVPLLSACTGGSAPGGGSSGSKTVSFGSSASDDVPKRAYQAVVDAFQKKSGATVTTNVVPHNDFQNKINSYLQGSPDDTFTWFAGYRMQYYAGKGLLAPIDDVWEKIGANYSDALKKASTGPDGKMYFVPNYNYPWGFFYRKSFWAEKGYAVPKTFDELKTLAAKMKADGIIPIGFADKDGWPAMGTFDYMNMRLNGYQFHVDLCAHKESWNQPKVQSVFDTWKALLPYQDPAALGQTWQDAAKLLGDKKTGMYLLGSFVTQQFTDAAVLADIDFFPFPEIAVEGQDAIEAPIDGLLLSKKGGQNQTAKDFLAFLGTPEAQNAYYAVDSSNIATAKGGDTSKFTPLNKKCADAISNAKHISQFFDRDALPAMANNVMIPALQAFIKDGSVDIKNLESQAAALYAAQ; translated from the coding sequence ATGAATACGCAGCGCAGCGGTTCCTCCGCCCAGATCACCCTCCCGCCCTCCCTGATGAACCGCAGGGCGCTCCTCAAGACCCTCGGCGTCGGCGCCGTGGGCCTCGCGGGCGTCCCGCTCCTCTCCGCGTGCACGGGCGGATCGGCGCCCGGCGGCGGTAGTTCCGGGTCGAAGACTGTGTCCTTCGGTTCCTCCGCCTCCGACGACGTTCCCAAGCGCGCCTACCAGGCAGTCGTGGACGCGTTCCAGAAGAAGTCGGGTGCCACCGTGACCACCAACGTCGTTCCCCACAACGACTTCCAGAACAAGATCAACTCGTACCTTCAGGGCAGCCCCGACGACACGTTCACATGGTTCGCCGGCTACCGCATGCAGTACTACGCCGGAAAGGGGCTCCTGGCACCGATCGACGACGTGTGGGAGAAGATCGGCGCGAACTACTCAGACGCCCTCAAGAAGGCCTCAACCGGCCCGGACGGCAAGATGTACTTCGTCCCGAACTACAACTACCCGTGGGGCTTCTTCTACCGGAAGAGCTTCTGGGCCGAGAAGGGCTACGCCGTCCCGAAGACCTTCGATGAGCTCAAGACCCTTGCCGCCAAGATGAAGGCGGATGGCATCATCCCGATCGGCTTCGCCGACAAGGACGGCTGGCCGGCGATGGGCACCTTCGACTACATGAACATGCGTCTCAACGGCTACCAGTTCCATGTGGACCTGTGCGCCCACAAGGAATCGTGGAACCAGCCCAAGGTCCAGTCGGTCTTCGACACGTGGAAGGCCCTCCTGCCCTACCAGGACCCGGCAGCGCTCGGCCAGACCTGGCAGGACGCGGCCAAGCTCCTCGGCGACAAGAAGACCGGCATGTACCTCCTCGGCTCCTTCGTGACCCAGCAGTTCACGGACGCCGCGGTCCTCGCCGACATCGATTTCTTTCCGTTCCCCGAGATCGCCGTCGAAGGGCAGGACGCCATCGAGGCCCCGATCGACGGGCTCCTCCTGTCCAAGAAGGGCGGCCAGAACCAGACCGCGAAGGACTTCCTCGCGTTCCTGGGCACACCCGAGGCGCAGAACGCCTACTATGCAGTCGACTCGTCGAACATCGCTACCGCCAAGGGCGGGGACACGTCCAAGTTCACACCGCTGAACAAGAAGTGCGCAGACGCGATTTCCAACGCGAAGCACATCAGCCAGTTCTTCGACCGCGACGCGCTGCCCGCGATGGCGAACAACGTGATGATCCCCGCCCTCCAGGCGTTCATCAAGGACGGCTCGGTGGACATCAAGAACCTCGAGTCCCAGGCCGCCGCACTCTACGCGGCCCAGTAG
- a CDS encoding carbohydrate ABC transporter permease, which yields MPRTRKVRRLSTRDKVILAVMVAVPTLIELAFVWLPTLFSIGLSFTRWSGLDLTDIRAAGTDNYKFVSQDYPPFWPAVQHNILWLVFLALIATPLGLLLAVLLDQKIRGSRIYQSIFFVPVMLSLALVGVIWQLFYQRDNGLLNFLLGTAGTPAAVDWFGDSNVNIWAALIAATWRHAGYVMLLYLAGLKGVDPALKEAAALDGANAAQTFFRVVFPAMRPINIVIVVITIIESLRAFDIVYVINRGTNGLELISALVIQNLVGEGQVIGVGSALATILLVISLVPITFYLSRTFGKEAKES from the coding sequence ATGCCCCGTACCCGCAAAGTCCGCCGGCTCTCGACCAGGGACAAGGTCATCCTTGCCGTCATGGTCGCGGTCCCCACGCTCATCGAACTCGCCTTCGTCTGGCTCCCCACGCTCTTCTCGATCGGCCTCAGCTTCACCCGCTGGAGCGGCCTCGACCTCACCGACATCCGCGCCGCGGGCACCGACAACTACAAGTTCGTGTCCCAGGACTACCCGCCCTTCTGGCCGGCCGTGCAGCACAACATCCTGTGGCTCGTCTTCCTCGCGCTGATCGCCACACCGCTGGGCCTCCTGCTCGCGGTGCTGCTCGACCAGAAGATCCGCGGGAGCCGGATCTACCAGAGCATCTTCTTCGTCCCGGTGATGCTCTCCCTCGCGCTCGTCGGCGTGATCTGGCAGCTCTTCTATCAGCGCGACAACGGCCTACTCAACTTCCTCCTCGGCACCGCGGGGACCCCCGCGGCCGTCGACTGGTTCGGAGACAGCAACGTCAACATCTGGGCCGCGCTTATCGCCGCGACATGGCGCCACGCGGGCTACGTCATGCTCCTCTACCTCGCGGGGCTCAAGGGCGTCGACCCTGCGTTGAAGGAAGCCGCCGCCCTCGACGGCGCCAACGCCGCGCAGACGTTCTTCCGCGTCGTGTTCCCGGCGATGCGGCCGATCAACATCGTCATCGTGGTCATCACGATCATCGAGTCCCTACGCGCGTTCGACATCGTCTACGTCATCAACCGCGGCACCAACGGGCTCGAGCTCATCTCCGCCCTCGTGATCCAGAACCTGGTCGGCGAGGGGCAGGTCATCGGTGTCGGCTCCGCGCTCGCGACCATCCTGCTCGTCATCTCCCTCGTGCCGATCACGTTCTACCTCTCGCGGACCTTCGGCAAGGAGGCCAAGGAATCATGA
- a CDS encoding carbohydrate ABC transporter permease, translating into MTTVTTRVPVAGPSARPGSKAKRHYATHLVLLVLAVMWLLPLGWSLYTALRPIESTNEHGYFSLAGPYNFDNFVTAWNQGGFSKYFWNSVIITVPTVLLTLFFASLMAFAVSRVSWKFNVTLLILFTAGNLLPPQVLAAPLFQMFKHLDLPYWFSDSGSLLNTYISVIVVDTAFQIGFCTFVLSNYMKALSQDLTEAALVDGAGIWTQYWSIIMPLCRPAFAALGTLEVIFVYNDFFWPLLFIQSGDRLPVTTAINNLQGVFLSNYNLLAAGATITVIPTLVIYLLLQRQFVAGLTLGSSKG; encoded by the coding sequence ATGACCACAGTCACCACACGGGTCCCCGTGGCGGGCCCGTCCGCACGGCCCGGCTCGAAGGCCAAGCGGCATTACGCGACCCACCTCGTTCTGCTCGTCCTCGCCGTCATGTGGCTCCTGCCCCTGGGTTGGTCGCTCTACACGGCTCTGCGGCCCATCGAGTCGACCAATGAGCATGGCTATTTCAGCCTCGCCGGGCCCTACAACTTCGACAACTTTGTCACGGCCTGGAATCAGGGCGGCTTCTCGAAGTACTTCTGGAACTCGGTGATCATCACCGTCCCGACCGTGCTGCTCACACTGTTCTTCGCCTCGCTCATGGCGTTCGCGGTGAGCCGCGTGAGCTGGAAGTTCAACGTGACCCTGCTCATCCTGTTCACGGCCGGCAATCTCCTGCCCCCGCAAGTGCTCGCGGCGCCGCTGTTCCAGATGTTCAAGCATCTGGACCTTCCCTACTGGTTCAGTGACTCGGGCTCCCTGCTGAACACGTACATCTCGGTCATCGTGGTGGACACGGCGTTCCAGATCGGCTTCTGCACCTTCGTGCTGTCCAACTACATGAAGGCGCTGTCCCAGGACCTCACGGAGGCCGCCCTCGTGGACGGCGCGGGCATCTGGACGCAGTACTGGTCCATCATCATGCCCTTGTGCCGGCCGGCCTTCGCCGCCCTCGGGACGCTCGAGGTCATCTTCGTCTACAACGACTTCTTCTGGCCTCTGCTGTTCATCCAGAGCGGCGACCGTCTGCCGGTGACCACGGCGATCAACAATCTCCAGGGTGTGTTCCTGAGCAACTACAACCTCCTCGCGGCGGGAGCCACGATCACTGTGATCCCGACCCTCGTCATCTACCTCCTGCTCCAGCGCCAGTTCGTGGCAGGACTGACGCTCGGCTCGAGCAAGGGCTGA
- a CDS encoding DeoR/GlpR family DNA-binding transcription regulator — protein MLAAARHSAIIDAVQREGVVKVADLALRLGVSAVTIRRDIESLSDAGQLTRVHGGVMVPSEGGTHEPGFALKSTQNLEAKEAIAREAASLVTEDMAVGITAGSTTWVLAKALAAGPRITVLTNSVRVMEAFSTSSSGSTVLLTGGQRTPSDALVGPLATASVRRLHLDILFLGVHGIDERAGFTTPNLLEAETNEAFASAARRVVVVADHSKWGVQGIGSICALDEVDCLVTDREMPPTAVGILNERIPSVRLAR, from the coding sequence ATGCTCGCGGCGGCGCGGCACTCAGCCATCATCGACGCGGTACAGCGGGAGGGCGTCGTGAAGGTCGCCGACCTCGCCCTGCGGCTCGGTGTCTCGGCCGTCACCATCCGGCGGGACATCGAGTCCCTGAGCGACGCGGGCCAGCTGACCCGCGTGCACGGCGGAGTCATGGTCCCCAGCGAGGGTGGCACGCACGAGCCCGGCTTCGCGCTCAAGTCGACCCAGAATCTTGAGGCGAAGGAGGCGATAGCCCGCGAGGCCGCCTCGCTCGTCACCGAGGACATGGCCGTGGGTATCACGGCTGGCTCCACCACGTGGGTCCTCGCGAAGGCCCTCGCGGCGGGACCGCGGATCACGGTCCTGACCAACTCCGTGCGCGTCATGGAGGCCTTCAGCACGTCGTCCTCGGGGTCCACGGTCCTCCTCACGGGGGGCCAGCGCACACCGTCGGACGCCCTCGTCGGGCCCCTCGCCACCGCGTCGGTCCGGCGGCTCCACCTCGACATCCTCTTCCTCGGCGTCCATGGCATCGACGAGCGCGCGGGGTTCACCACTCCCAATCTGCTCGAGGCCGAGACCAACGAGGCGTTCGCGTCCGCGGCCCGCCGCGTCGTCGTCGTGGCCGACCACAGCAAGTGGGGCGTCCAGGGGATCGGCAGCATCTGCGCCCTCGACGAGGTTGACTGTCTCGTGACGGACCGCGAGATGCCGCCGACCGCCGTCGGCATCCTCAACGAGAGGATCCCCTCGGTCCGGCTCGCGCGGTGA
- a CDS encoding cupredoxin domain-containing protein has product MSSRTRFRTPAVVLTALVTLIIGVLGIAPAQAAVNTNPNAQTWKVLVGNQTPDMAIQGMRFLPGEIWIHQTDSINFVSNSAEIHTVSYGTPPLPPTSIANLEADAFTPVGGPVFDPTAPWTNSGILAPPVPHAPFIQSYQLKFAAPGDFTFYCLIHGEMMNIVVHVMNKQATLPHKQAYYDWQASVQSGQIIADGLALEAKTLAKSSPTHIFVGAMDDQAMVMRFMPSPDAVRKGTTVTFDMSANQGVVPHTVTFTDLKQGGKLVDSGVLLPAFAGGPSTFNVTFDQTGIFHYLCEFHDDMGMVGQVIVTP; this is encoded by the coding sequence TTGTCATCCCGCACACGATTCCGCACACCCGCCGTGGTCCTCACGGCGCTCGTGACCCTGATCATCGGCGTCCTCGGCATTGCGCCCGCGCAGGCTGCCGTCAACACCAACCCCAATGCGCAGACCTGGAAGGTCCTCGTCGGCAACCAGACGCCGGACATGGCGATCCAGGGCATGAGGTTCCTCCCAGGGGAGATCTGGATCCATCAGACCGATTCGATCAACTTCGTGTCCAACAGCGCCGAGATCCACACTGTTAGCTATGGCACGCCGCCCCTGCCCCCGACATCGATCGCGAATCTGGAGGCGGACGCCTTCACACCCGTCGGCGGGCCAGTTTTCGACCCGACGGCGCCGTGGACGAATTCGGGCATTCTCGCGCCGCCGGTGCCTCATGCGCCTTTCATTCAGTCGTACCAGCTCAAGTTCGCCGCGCCCGGTGACTTCACGTTCTACTGCCTTATCCACGGCGAGATGATGAACATCGTGGTGCACGTGATGAACAAGCAGGCTACTCTCCCGCACAAGCAGGCTTACTACGACTGGCAGGCGAGCGTCCAGAGCGGCCAGATCATTGCCGACGGCCTGGCTCTCGAGGCAAAGACGCTGGCCAAGTCGAGCCCGACGCACATATTTGTTGGGGCGATGGACGACCAGGCGATGGTGATGCGGTTCATGCCGTCGCCCGACGCTGTACGGAAGGGGACCACGGTCACCTTCGACATGAGCGCCAACCAAGGGGTCGTCCCGCACACGGTGACGTTCACGGACCTCAAGCAGGGAGGCAAGCTGGTCGACTCGGGCGTCTTGCTTCCGGCCTTCGCAGGCGGGCCGTCCACGTTCAACGTGACCTTCGACCAGACCGGCATATTCCACTACCTCTGCGAGTTCCATGACGACATGGGCATGGTCGGCCAGGTGATCGTGACGCCTTAG
- the aroQ gene encoding type II 3-dehydroquinate dehydratase, producing MTAQTPRGTVLVINGPNLNLLGTREPEKYGTHTLADIERLCAEAAAGQGLAAECFQSNHEGAIIDAIHAARGKVLGLVLNAGAYTHTSVAIRDAIAAAELPLVEVHITNVHAREPFRHHSYLSDIAKAVIAGAGVLGYRFAIEYLADLTETRKPVAL from the coding sequence ATGACTGCTCAGACGCCCCGAGGCACGGTCCTCGTCATCAACGGCCCCAATCTGAACCTCCTCGGCACGCGCGAACCTGAGAAGTACGGAACCCACACGCTGGCCGACATCGAGCGACTCTGCGCCGAAGCGGCCGCCGGGCAGGGGCTCGCGGCCGAGTGCTTCCAGTCGAACCATGAGGGCGCGATCATCGACGCGATCCATGCGGCGCGGGGAAAGGTGCTCGGGCTTGTCCTCAACGCGGGTGCCTACACGCACACGTCCGTGGCGATCCGCGACGCGATCGCGGCAGCCGAGCTGCCGCTCGTGGAGGTGCACATCACGAACGTCCACGCGCGCGAGCCGTTCCGGCACCACTCGTACTTGAGCGACATCGCGAAGGCCGTCATCGCGGGCGCTGGCGTGCTCGGCTACCGCTTCGCCATCGAATACCTCGCGGACCTCACGGAGACCCGAAAGCCCGTCGCGCTGTAA
- a CDS encoding MarP family serine protease, whose translation MNLLDVLLVLVLVGYLANGIRAGFVVSLAGILGFVAGGIAAFFAVPLVSGWLGAGAWRAAGIIIAAVVLMAGGNAVGSALGHRIRRGIRWRGATAIDRGLGGLVSVVVAALVISMTAFTVSTIGVPVLTQQIAGSAVVRALDAATPAPVKEQAAALRAFVIGDGLPKLIESIAPTKPVPVPESVDTNELRAAAPSILRITGTAYQCGQNQTGSGFAVAPDRIITNAHVVAGVSEPVVELPGGGARSGRVVYFDAVRDLAVIAVDGLHVAPLPLTGTSSSGTPAAFGGYPLGGPYQLRPAVIQGTTTVLAPDIYGANEVPKQVYQISGNVQQGNSGGPLLTLDGQVTGVVFAKSDSTADVGYAITMEELTPVAAQASGLTQPVQPGVCTRK comes from the coding sequence GTGAATCTCCTGGACGTCCTGCTCGTGCTCGTTCTCGTGGGCTACCTCGCCAACGGGATCCGGGCGGGATTCGTGGTGAGCCTGGCAGGCATCCTCGGGTTCGTCGCGGGCGGCATCGCCGCGTTCTTCGCCGTGCCCCTCGTCAGCGGTTGGCTCGGCGCGGGCGCCTGGCGCGCCGCCGGCATCATCATCGCGGCCGTCGTCCTCATGGCGGGGGGCAATGCCGTCGGCTCGGCGCTGGGACACCGGATCCGGCGGGGGATTCGCTGGAGGGGAGCCACCGCCATCGACCGCGGACTCGGCGGCCTGGTCAGCGTGGTGGTCGCCGCGCTCGTCATCTCGATGACGGCCTTCACGGTCTCAACCATCGGCGTCCCGGTCCTCACGCAGCAGATCGCCGGCTCGGCGGTGGTGCGCGCGCTCGACGCCGCAACGCCGGCCCCTGTGAAGGAGCAGGCCGCGGCGCTGCGCGCTTTCGTGATCGGTGACGGTCTGCCGAAGCTCATCGAGAGCATCGCGCCCACGAAGCCCGTGCCGGTGCCCGAATCGGTCGATACGAACGAGCTTCGCGCTGCTGCACCGTCCATCCTGAGGATCACCGGCACGGCCTACCAATGCGGCCAGAATCAGACGGGATCCGGCTTCGCCGTGGCGCCGGACCGCATCATCACGAACGCCCACGTGGTCGCGGGGGTGAGCGAGCCCGTCGTCGAACTTCCGGGTGGTGGCGCGAGGAGCGGACGCGTCGTGTACTTCGACGCCGTCCGCGACCTCGCCGTCATCGCCGTCGACGGACTGCACGTCGCCCCGCTCCCGCTCACTGGGACGAGCTCCTCGGGGACGCCCGCGGCGTTCGGCGGGTACCCGCTCGGGGGGCCGTACCAGTTGCGGCCCGCCGTCATCCAGGGCACGACGACGGTCCTCGCCCCGGACATCTACGGCGCCAACGAGGTGCCCAAGCAGGTGTACCAGATCTCGGGCAACGTCCAGCAGGGCAACTCCGGCGGACCGCTCCTGACCCTCGACGGGCAGGTGACCGGAGTGGTGTTCGCCAAGAGCGACTCGACGGCGGACGTCGGCTACGCCATCACCATGGAGGAGCTCACGCCCGTCGCGGCGCAGGCAAGCGGCCTCACGCAGCCGGTCCAGCCGGGCGTGTGCACCAGGAAGTAG
- a CDS encoding Crp/Fnr family transcriptional regulator yields the protein MDLEVLRRAPLFTTLDDEAFRLLMDELTEVDLSRGASVFREGDQGDQMYFIVSGKIKLGRTSPDGRESLLAILGPGELFGEMALFDPAPRTATATAVSETRLAGLKNEALVALLRSRPEVSAQLLQALARRLRRTNDSLSDLVFSDVPGRVAKALLDLADRFGRPATDGVLVAHELTQEELAQLVGASRETVNKALAEFVQRGWIRLEARAVVILDMQRLRQRSR from the coding sequence TTGGACCTCGAAGTACTGCGCCGCGCCCCCCTCTTCACCACGCTCGACGACGAGGCCTTCCGCCTGCTGATGGACGAGCTGACCGAAGTCGACCTCTCGCGAGGCGCCTCGGTGTTCCGTGAAGGCGACCAGGGCGACCAGATGTACTTCATCGTCTCCGGCAAGATCAAGCTCGGCCGCACGTCCCCGGACGGGCGCGAATCACTCCTGGCCATCCTCGGCCCGGGCGAGCTCTTCGGCGAGATGGCCCTCTTCGATCCGGCCCCCCGCACGGCGACAGCAACGGCCGTCTCCGAGACTCGTCTGGCCGGGCTCAAGAACGAGGCGCTCGTGGCGCTGCTGCGCTCGCGGCCCGAGGTTTCCGCACAGCTCCTCCAGGCTCTGGCGCGCCGCCTCCGCCGCACCAACGACTCGCTCTCCGACCTCGTCTTCTCGGATGTCCCCGGCCGCGTCGCAAAGGCGCTCCTGGACCTCGCCGACCGCTTCGGACGCCCCGCGACCGACGGCGTGCTCGTGGCCCATGAGCTCACCCAGGAGGAGCTCGCCCAGCTGGTCGGCGCCTCGCGCGAGACGGTCAACAAGGCGCTCGCCGAGTTCGTCCAGCGCGGCTGGATCCGGCTCGAGGCACGCGCCGTCGTGATCCTGGACATGCAGCGCCTCCGCCAGCGCTCCCGCTGA